A window from Citrobacter amalonaticus encodes these proteins:
- a CDS encoding ArsR/SmtB family transcription factor, which translates to MTSIVVNEEDGELESRMALTAAVMADKSRSRMLCALMDGRAWTATELSAVADISPSTASAHLARLCEQRFVVSLAQGRHRYFRLASADIAELLERLMGVAWTSTASRKITTPLSLRQARTCYDHLAGEVAVRLFDTLVSRQWLTADGETLTPLGEEKLADLGIVVQASVSRRKFSCGCLDWSERRYHLGGVLGAALLTWLTGQRWIKTAPGSRQVTFTPSGIRKLQMIFGINMMR; encoded by the coding sequence ATGACGTCAATAGTCGTAAATGAAGAAGACGGCGAACTCGAATCACGAATGGCGCTGACGGCGGCGGTGATGGCGGACAAATCGCGATCCCGGATGCTGTGTGCGCTGATGGATGGCCGGGCATGGACGGCGACGGAACTGAGCGCGGTGGCGGATATCTCGCCGTCTACCGCCAGTGCGCACCTGGCCCGTCTGTGCGAGCAGCGGTTCGTGGTTTCTCTCGCCCAGGGGCGGCACCGCTATTTTCGCCTTGCAAGCGCAGACATTGCGGAACTGCTGGAGCGTCTGATGGGCGTCGCCTGGACATCAACGGCATCGCGGAAAATCACTACGCCTTTGAGTTTGCGTCAGGCGCGGACCTGTTATGACCATCTGGCCGGAGAAGTGGCGGTGAGACTGTTTGATACGCTGGTTTCCCGACAGTGGCTGACGGCAGATGGCGAAACCCTGACGCCTCTGGGTGAGGAGAAACTGGCGGATCTGGGCATTGTGGTACAGGCCAGCGTGTCGCGACGCAAATTTAGCTGCGGCTGTCTGGACTGGAGCGAGCGACGTTATCATCTGGGGGGGGTACTTGGCGCGGCGCTACTGACCTGGCTTACCGGGCAGCGGTGGATCAAAACAGCACCGGGAAGCCGCCAGGTCACCTTCACGCCCTCCGGGATCCGCAAGCTGCAAATGATATTTGGCATCAATATGATGCGCTGA
- the agp gene encoding bifunctional glucose-1-phosphatase/inositol phosphatase: MNKSLIAAAVAGVVMVSSAAQAQTVPEGYQLQQVLMMSRHNLRAPLANNGSVLEQSTPNKWPEWDVPGGQLTTKGGVLEVYMGHYMREWLAEQGMVKSGECPAPDTVYTYANSLQRTVATAQFFITGAFPGCDVPVHHQEKMGTMDPTFNPVITDDSAAFREKAVQAMEKERGQMQLDDSYKLLEQMINYKDSPSCKEKQQCSLTDAKDTFSANYEQEPGVSGPLKVGNSLVDAFTLQYYEGFPMDQVAWGEIKSDQQWKVLSKLKNGYQDSLFTSAEVARNVAKPLVKYIDKALVTEQAKAPKITVLVGHDSNIASLLTALEFKPYQLHDQNERTPIGGKIVFQRWHDTKANRDLMKIEYVYQSSEQLRNADVLTLKAPAQRVTLELKGCPIDANGFCPIDKFDALLNEAAK, encoded by the coding sequence ATGAACAAATCGTTAATTGCCGCCGCTGTGGCAGGGGTTGTGATGGTGTCTTCTGCCGCGCAGGCACAAACGGTGCCGGAAGGCTATCAGCTACAGCAAGTATTGATGATGAGTCGACATAACTTACGTGCGCCGCTGGCGAACAATGGCAGCGTGCTGGAGCAGTCCACTCCGAATAAATGGCCTGAATGGGATGTGCCGGGCGGACAGCTCACCACCAAAGGTGGCGTGCTGGAAGTGTATATGGGCCATTACATGCGTGAATGGCTGGCAGAGCAGGGGATGGTGAAATCCGGCGAGTGCCCGGCACCGGATACGGTCTATACCTATGCCAACAGTCTGCAGCGTACGGTCGCGACCGCCCAGTTCTTTATCACCGGTGCGTTCCCTGGCTGCGATGTTCCGGTGCATCACCAGGAAAAAATGGGCACCATGGACCCCACCTTTAACCCGGTGATCACCGATGATTCGGCGGCTTTCCGCGAGAAAGCCGTACAGGCGATGGAAAAAGAGCGCGGCCAGATGCAACTTGATGACAGCTACAAGTTGCTGGAACAGATGATCAACTACAAAGACTCGCCATCATGCAAGGAAAAACAGCAGTGTTCGCTGACTGACGCTAAAGATACCTTTAGCGCGAACTATGAGCAGGAGCCCGGTGTCTCCGGACCGCTGAAAGTGGGGAACTCGCTGGTGGACGCCTTCACGCTGCAATACTACGAAGGATTCCCGATGGATCAGGTGGCCTGGGGCGAAATTAAATCCGATCAGCAATGGAAGGTGTTGTCGAAACTGAAAAATGGCTATCAGGACAGCCTGTTTACCTCTGCGGAGGTCGCACGTAACGTGGCGAAACCGCTGGTGAAATACATCGACAAAGCGCTGGTGACCGAACAGGCGAAAGCGCCGAAAATTACCGTGCTGGTGGGGCATGACTCAAACATCGCCTCACTGCTTACCGCACTGGAATTCAAACCCTATCAGTTACATGATCAAAACGAACGTACGCCGATTGGCGGCAAAATTGTCTTCCAGCGCTGGCATGACACGAAGGCCAACCGCGATCTGATGAAAATTGAGTATGTGTATCAGAGTTCAGAGCAGCTGCGTAATGCGGATGTGCTGACGCTGAAAGCCCCGGCGCAACGCGTGACTCTGGAGTTGAAAGGATGCCCGATTGATGCGAACGGTTTCTGTCCGATCGACAAGTTTGACGCGCTGCTGAATGAGGCGGCGAAATAA
- a CDS encoding YccJ family protein, which produces MPTQEAKAHHVGEWASLRNTSPEIAEAIFEVAGYDEKLAEKIWEEGSDEVLIKAFDKTDKDALFWGEQTIERKNV; this is translated from the coding sequence ATGCCAACTCAAGAAGCGAAGGCTCATCACGTCGGTGAGTGGGCAAGTCTGCGCAATACATCGCCGGAAATAGCCGAAGCCATATTTGAAGTTGCCGGATATGACGAAAAGCTGGCAGAAAAAATTTGGGAAGAAGGCAGCGATGAAGTGCTCATCAAAGCCTTTGATAAGACAGATAAAGACGCGCTCTTCTGGGGCGAACAGACCATCGAACGTAAAAACGTTTAA
- the wrbA gene encoding NAD(P)H:quinone oxidoreductase translates to MAKVLVLYYSMYGHIETMAHAVAEGANKVDGAEVVIKRVPETMPAEIFAKAGGKTQNAPVATPQELADYDAIIFGTPTRFGNMSGQMRTFLDQTGGLWASGALYGKLASVFSSTGTGGGQEQTITSTWTTLAHHGMVIVPIGYAAQELFDVSQVRGGTPYGATTIAGGDGSRQPSQEELSIARYQGEYVAGLAVKLNG, encoded by the coding sequence ATGGCTAAAGTTCTGGTGCTTTATTATTCCATGTACGGACACATCGAAACGATGGCGCACGCGGTAGCGGAAGGGGCAAACAAAGTGGACGGCGCAGAGGTCGTGATTAAGCGTGTACCGGAAACCATGCCAGCTGAAATTTTTGCCAAAGCCGGAGGCAAGACGCAAAACGCGCCCGTCGCCACCCCGCAAGAACTGGCGGATTACGACGCCATTATTTTTGGTACGCCAACGCGCTTTGGCAATATGTCAGGCCAGATGCGTACCTTCCTCGATCAGACGGGCGGATTGTGGGCGTCCGGCGCGCTGTATGGCAAACTCGCCAGCGTTTTCAGTTCTACCGGGACAGGCGGCGGTCAGGAACAAACGATTACGTCTACATGGACTACACTTGCCCATCATGGGATGGTGATTGTGCCCATCGGCTACGCCGCACAGGAACTGTTCGATGTTTCGCAAGTTCGCGGTGGTACGCCTTATGGCGCAACGACCATTGCCGGGGGTGACGGTTCACGCCAGCCCAGTCAGGAAGAGCTCTCTATCGCACGTTATCAGGGCGAATACGTTGCCGGTCTGGCAGTGAAGCTCAACGGCTAA
- a CDS encoding general stress protein has product MANHRGGSGNFAEDRERASEAGKKGGQHSGGNFKNDPQRASEAGKKGGKSSGGSRNS; this is encoded by the coding sequence ATGGCAAACCATCGAGGCGGTTCCGGTAATTTTGCCGAAGACCGTGAAAGAGCATCAGAAGCAGGTAAGAAAGGTGGTCAGCACAGCGGGGGGAATTTTAAAAATGACCCGCAGCGTGCCTCTGAAGCAGGTAAAAAAGGGGGCAAGAGCAGTGGTGGTAGCCGTAACAGCTAG
- the rutR gene encoding HTH-type transcriptional regulator RutR, with the protein MAERAEKKTGKRSQAVSAKREAILTAALNTFSQYGFHGTRIEHIAEQAGVSKTNLLYYYPSKEALYVAVLRQILDIWLAPLKAFREDFAPLAAIKEYIRLKLEVSRDYPQASRLFCMEMLAGAPLLMDELTGDLKTLIDEKSALIAGWVKSGKLAPIDPHHLIFMIWASTQHYADFAPQVEAVTGATLRDETFFNQTVENVQRMIIEGIRVR; encoded by the coding sequence ATGGCCGAACGTGCTGAGAAAAAAACAGGTAAACGCTCGCAGGCGGTCAGCGCGAAACGCGAAGCGATTCTGACAGCCGCATTAAATACGTTTTCACAATATGGTTTTCACGGCACCCGTATTGAACACATTGCCGAGCAGGCCGGCGTCTCCAAAACCAATCTTCTTTATTACTACCCGTCAAAAGAGGCGCTGTATGTCGCCGTGCTACGTCAAATTCTGGATATCTGGCTGGCGCCCTTAAAAGCGTTTAGGGAAGATTTTGCGCCATTGGCTGCCATTAAAGAGTACATCCGGCTGAAGCTGGAAGTGTCCCGTGATTACCCGCAGGCCTCGCGTCTTTTTTGCATGGAGATGCTGGCCGGTGCGCCGCTGTTGATGGATGAATTGACCGGCGATCTGAAAACGCTGATTGATGAAAAGTCCGCCCTGATTGCCGGTTGGGTGAAGAGCGGCAAACTGGCGCCGATCGACCCGCATCATCTGATCTTCATGATTTGGGCTTCAACACAGCATTACGCCGATTTTGCGCCTCAGGTTGAGGCGGTGACGGGCGCAACGCTGCGTGACGAAACCTTTTTTAATCAGACGGTTGAAAACGTTCAACGCATGATTATTGAGGGAATTCGCGTTCGTTAA
- a CDS encoding lysozyme inhibitor LprI family protein, which yields MKRILLTCATLLLSGQALADDCANASTQAEMNTCAVTQYQTADKELNETYQNALKRAAPPQQELLKKAQTAWIAMRDADCALISSGTEGGSAQVMIANQCLADKTAEREAFLASLLQCEEGDMSCPLPPAN from the coding sequence ATGAAACGAATACTACTCACCTGCGCTACGCTGCTGCTCAGCGGTCAGGCGCTGGCCGATGACTGCGCAAATGCCAGCACGCAAGCGGAAATGAATACCTGTGCCGTCACCCAGTATCAGACGGCAGACAAAGAACTGAATGAAACGTATCAGAATGCGCTGAAACGCGCAGCCCCGCCACAGCAGGAACTGCTGAAAAAGGCGCAGACCGCGTGGATCGCCATGCGCGATGCCGACTGCGCGCTTATCAGCTCCGGCACCGAGGGGGGAAGTGCTCAGGTGATGATCGCCAATCAGTGTCTGGCGGATAAAACCGCCGAGCGTGAAGCGTTTCTCGCCTCGCTGCTACAGTGCGAAGAAGGCGATATGAGCTGCCCACTGCCGCCTGCCAATTAA
- the putA gene encoding trifunctional transcriptional regulator/proline dehydrogenase/L-glutamate gamma-semialdehyde dehydrogenase: MGTTTMGVKLDDATRERIKSAATRIDRTPHWLIKQAIFNYLEKLENDDTLPEIPALLAGAANEGDESTAPQEEIHQPFLEFAEQILPQSVSRSAITAAYRRSETDAVSMLMEQARLPQPVAEQAHKLAYQLADKLRNQKTASGRAGMVQGLLQEFSLSSQEGVALMCLAEALLRIPDKATRDALIRDKISNGNWQSHIGRSPSLFVNAATWGLLFTGRLVSTHNEASLSRSLNRIIGKSGEPLIRKGVDMAMRLMGEQFVTGETIAEALANARKLEEKGFRYSYDMLGEAALTAADAQAYMVSYQQAIHAIGKASNGRGIYEGPGISIKLSALHPRYSRAQYDRVMEELYPRLKSLTLLARQYDIGINIDAEEADRLEISLDLLEKLCFEPELSGWNGIGFVIQAYQKRCPFVIDYLIDLATRSRRRLMIRLVKGAYWDSEIKRAQMDGLEGYPVYTRKVYTDVSYLACAKKLLAVPNLIYPQFATHNAHTLAAIYQLAGQNYYPGQYEFQCLHGMGEPLYEQVTGKVTDGKLNRPCRIYAPVGTHETLLAYLVRRLLENGANTSFVNRIADTTLPLDELVADPVEAVEKLAQQEGQTGLPHPKIPLPRDLYGKGRENSAGLDLSNEHRLASLSSALLNSALQKWRALPMLETPVAEGEMSPVVNPAEPKDIVGYVREASETEVEQALQSAVNNAPIWFATPPHERAAILHRAAVLMEGQMQQLIGILVREAGKSFANAIAEVREAVDFLHYYAGQVRDDFDNETHRPLGPVVCISPWNFPLAIFSGQIAAALAAGNSVLAKPAEQTPLIAAQGIAILLEAGVPPGVVQLLPGRGETVGAQLTADSRVRGVMFTGSTEVATLLQRNIATRLDAQGRPIPLIAETGGMNAMIVDSSALTEQVVVDVLSSAFDSAGQRCSALRILCLQDDIADHTLKMLRGAMAECRMGNPGRLTTDIGPVIDSEAKSNIEQHIQAMRAKGRPVFQAARENSEDVREWQSGTFVAPTLIELESIDELQKEVFGPVLHVVRYNRNNLDALIDQINASGYGLTLGVHTRIDETIAQVTGSAHVGNLYVNRNMVGAVVGVQPFGGEGLSGTGPKAGGPLYLYRLLANRPENALAITLARQDADYPVDAQLKAALIQPLEALSEWAADRPVLRQLCQQFGELAQAGTQRLLPGPTGERNTWTLLPRERVLCIADDEQDALVQLAAVTSVGSQILWTDDAFHRDLAKRLPAAVAARIAFAKTDSLTTQPFDAVIFHGDSDQLRALCEAVAAREGAIVSVQGFARGESNILLERLYVERSLSVNTAAAGGNASLMTIG, translated from the coding sequence ATGGGAACCACCACGATGGGGGTTAAACTGGATGACGCAACGCGCGAGCGCATTAAGTCAGCGGCAACGCGAATTGATCGCACCCCGCACTGGTTGATTAAGCAGGCAATCTTTAATTACCTGGAAAAACTGGAAAACGATGACACGCTGCCAGAAATTCCTGCGCTATTGGCCGGAGCCGCCAACGAAGGCGATGAATCCACGGCACCGCAGGAAGAGATCCATCAACCTTTCCTGGAATTTGCCGAGCAGATCCTCCCACAGTCGGTCTCGCGTTCCGCCATTACCGCCGCGTATCGTCGCTCTGAAACTGACGCGGTCTCGATGCTGATGGAACAGGCGCGTCTGCCGCAGCCGGTAGCCGAACAGGCCCATAAGCTGGCTTACCAACTGGCGGATAAACTGCGTAATCAGAAAACAGCCAGCGGCCGTGCCGGTATGGTGCAAGGCTTGCTGCAGGAGTTTTCTCTCTCTTCGCAGGAAGGGGTGGCGCTGATGTGTCTGGCGGAAGCGCTGCTGCGTATTCCGGATAAAGCCACGCGCGATGCCTTAATCCGCGACAAAATCAGCAACGGTAACTGGCAGTCGCACATTGGTCGTAGTCCGTCGTTGTTCGTCAACGCGGCGACCTGGGGTCTGCTGTTCACCGGTCGTCTGGTCTCCACCCATAACGAAGCCAGCCTTTCTCGCTCCCTGAACCGCATTATCGGTAAGAGCGGTGAGCCGCTGATCCGTAAAGGCGTCGATATGGCGATGCGTCTGATGGGCGAACAGTTCGTGACCGGAGAAACCATTGCCGAAGCGCTGGCGAATGCCCGTAAGCTGGAAGAAAAAGGCTTCCGCTACTCCTACGATATGCTGGGTGAAGCCGCGTTGACCGCAGCTGATGCGCAGGCCTATATGGTCTCCTATCAGCAGGCGATTCATGCGATTGGTAAAGCGTCGAACGGACGCGGGATTTATGAAGGTCCGGGGATCTCTATCAAGCTCTCCGCCCTGCATCCGCGTTATAGCCGTGCCCAGTACGATCGTGTGATGGAAGAGCTCTATCCGCGCCTGAAGTCGTTGACGCTGCTGGCGCGCCAGTATGATATCGGCATCAATATCGATGCCGAAGAGGCCGACCGTCTGGAGATCTCCCTCGATCTGCTGGAAAAACTGTGTTTTGAACCTGAACTGTCTGGCTGGAACGGTATTGGTTTCGTCATTCAGGCGTACCAGAAACGTTGCCCGTTCGTCATCGATTACCTGATCGATCTAGCCACCCGCAGCCGTCGCCGCCTGATGATCCGCCTGGTCAAAGGCGCCTACTGGGATAGCGAGATCAAACGCGCCCAGATGGACGGTCTGGAAGGCTACCCGGTTTACACGCGCAAGGTCTACACCGATGTCTCTTATCTCGCCTGCGCGAAAAAGCTGCTCGCCGTACCGAATTTGATCTACCCACAATTTGCGACCCACAACGCCCATACGCTGGCAGCCATTTATCAGCTGGCCGGGCAGAACTACTATCCAGGTCAGTATGAGTTCCAGTGCCTGCACGGAATGGGTGAGCCGCTGTACGAACAGGTCACCGGTAAAGTGACGGATGGCAAACTTAACCGTCCGTGCCGCATTTATGCACCGGTTGGCACCCATGAAACGCTGCTGGCGTACCTGGTGCGTCGTCTCTTGGAAAACGGGGCGAACACCTCCTTTGTTAACCGTATCGCGGATACCACGCTGCCGCTGGACGAACTGGTGGCCGATCCGGTCGAGGCCGTTGAAAAACTGGCGCAGCAGGAAGGTCAGACCGGTCTGCCGCATCCGAAAATTCCGCTGCCGCGCGATTTGTACGGCAAAGGGCGCGAAAACTCTGCCGGTCTGGATCTTTCCAACGAACATCGTCTGGCCTCACTCTCCTCTGCCCTGCTCAACAGCGCGCTGCAAAAATGGCGAGCGTTGCCGATGCTCGAGACACCGGTTGCCGAGGGCGAAATGAGCCCGGTGGTCAACCCGGCAGAACCGAAAGACATCGTCGGTTATGTCCGTGAAGCCAGTGAAACTGAAGTCGAACAGGCGCTGCAAAGCGCGGTGAACAATGCTCCTATCTGGTTTGCGACGCCGCCGCATGAACGTGCCGCCATCCTCCATCGCGCTGCCGTGTTGATGGAAGGCCAGATGCAACAGCTGATCGGCATTCTGGTGCGTGAAGCCGGTAAGAGCTTCGCCAACGCCATTGCCGAAGTGCGTGAAGCAGTAGACTTCCTGCATTATTACGCCGGTCAGGTGCGTGACGATTTTGATAATGAGACCCACCGCCCGCTCGGTCCGGTTGTTTGCATCAGCCCGTGGAACTTCCCGCTGGCCATTTTCAGCGGACAAATCGCCGCCGCGCTGGCTGCAGGCAACAGCGTACTGGCAAAACCCGCGGAACAGACGCCGCTTATCGCAGCCCAGGGCATTGCCATCTTGCTGGAAGCTGGCGTACCGCCGGGCGTGGTGCAACTGCTGCCTGGCCGGGGTGAAACGGTGGGCGCGCAATTGACCGCCGACAGCCGCGTGCGCGGCGTGATGTTTACCGGTTCTACCGAAGTGGCGACGCTGCTGCAACGTAACATCGCGACGCGTCTGGATGCACAGGGACGTCCGATTCCCCTGATCGCCGAAACGGGCGGCATGAACGCGATGATCGTTGACTCGTCTGCCCTCACCGAACAGGTGGTGGTCGACGTACTGTCCTCGGCATTTGACAGCGCCGGACAGCGCTGCTCCGCGCTGCGCATACTCTGTCTACAGGATGATATCGCCGACCACACGCTGAAAATGCTGCGCGGCGCGATGGCCGAATGCCGGATGGGCAACCCGGGGCGTCTGACCACCGATATCGGTCCGGTGATCGACAGTGAAGCCAAATCCAATATTGAACAGCATATTCAGGCTATGCGGGCGAAAGGTCGTCCGGTATTCCAGGCGGCGCGTGAAAACAGTGAAGATGTCCGTGAATGGCAAAGCGGTACATTCGTTGCGCCAACGCTGATCGAACTGGAAAGCATTGACGAGCTGCAAAAAGAGGTCTTTGGTCCGGTTCTGCACGTTGTACGCTACAACCGCAACAACCTGGACGCGCTGATTGACCAAATCAACGCCTCCGGCTACGGTCTGACGCTGGGCGTCCACACCCGTATTGATGAAACCATTGCCCAGGTCACCGGTTCGGCGCACGTAGGCAACCTGTACGTTAACCGGAATATGGTGGGGGCGGTCGTCGGCGTACAGCCGTTCGGCGGCGAAGGACTCTCGGGGACCGGCCCAAAAGCCGGTGGGCCGCTCTATCTCTACCGTCTGCTGGCAAATCGTCCGGAAAATGCGCTGGCCATCACTCTGGCGCGTCAGGATGCGGACTATCCGGTAGACGCCCAGTTGAAAGCCGCGCTGATCCAGCCGCTGGAAGCGCTCAGCGAGTGGGCGGCCGATCGCCCTGTGTTACGTCAACTTTGCCAACAGTTTGGCGAACTGGCGCAGGCCGGTACGCAGCGTCTGCTGCCTGGCCCTACCGGGGAGCGTAACACCTGGACACTGTTACCGCGTGAGCGCGTACTGTGTATCGCGGATGATGAACAGGATGCGCTGGTGCAACTTGCCGCCGTCACTTCGGTCGGGAGTCAGATTTTGTGGACTGACGATGCTTTCCACCGTGATCTGGCGAAACGCCTGCCGGCAGCGGTTGCTGCCCGCATTGCGTTTGCGAAAACCGACAGCCTGACAACGCAGCCTTTTGATGCGGTGATCTTCCACGGCGATTCCGATCAGCTTCGTGCCCTGTGTGAAGCGGTAGCAGCCCGTGAAGGCGCGATTGTCTCGGTACAAGGTTTCGCCCGTGGTGAAAGCAATATTCTGCTGGAGCGACTGTACGTCGAGCGTTCGTTAAGCGTGAACACGGCAGCCGCCGGAGGTAACGCAAGCCTGATGACAATTGGCTAA
- the putP gene encoding sodium/proline symporter PutP, translated as MAISTPMLVTFCVYIFGMILIGFIAWRSTKNFDDYILGGRSLGPFVTALSAGASDMSGWLLMGLPGAIFISGISESWIAIGLTLGAWINWKLVAGRLRVHTEHNNNALTLPDYFTGRFEDKSRVLRIISALVILLFFTIYCASGIVAGARLFESTFGMSYETALWAGAAATILYTFIGGFLAVSWTDTVQASLMIFALILTPVIVIISVGGFGDSLEVIKQKSIENVDMLKGLNFVAIISLMGWGLGYFGQPHILARFMAADSHHSIVHARRISMAWMILCLAGAVAVGFFGIAYFNNNPALAGSVNQNAERVFIELAQILFNPWIAGILLSAILAAVMSTLSCQLLVCSSAITEDLYKAFLRKGASQQELVWVGRIMVLVVALVAIALAANPDNRVLGLVSYAWAGFGAAFGPVVLFSVMWSRMTRNGALAGMIIGAVTVIVWKHFGWLDLYEIIPGFIFGSVGIVVFSLLGKAPSSAMLKRFAEADAHYHSAPPSRLQEG; from the coding sequence ATGGCAATTAGCACACCGATGCTGGTGACGTTCTGTGTCTATATTTTTGGCATGATACTGATTGGTTTTATCGCCTGGCGTTCAACCAAGAACTTTGATGATTATATTTTGGGGGGCCGCAGTCTCGGGCCATTTGTCACCGCATTATCTGCGGGCGCGTCGGATATGAGCGGCTGGCTGCTGATGGGCTTACCGGGCGCGATTTTCATTTCCGGGATTTCAGAAAGCTGGATTGCCATCGGCCTGACGTTAGGGGCGTGGATCAACTGGAAGCTGGTGGCCGGGCGCCTTCGCGTGCACACCGAACATAATAATAACGCCCTGACGCTGCCGGACTACTTCACCGGGCGCTTTGAAGACAAGAGCCGGGTTCTGCGCATTATCTCCGCGCTGGTAATTCTGCTGTTCTTCACTATTTATTGTGCATCCGGCATCGTGGCAGGGGCGCGTCTGTTTGAAAGCACCTTTGGCATGAGCTACGAAACCGCACTGTGGGCAGGCGCGGCGGCCACCATCCTCTATACCTTTATTGGCGGATTCCTCGCGGTAAGCTGGACGGATACCGTACAAGCCAGTCTGATGATTTTTGCACTGATCCTGACGCCGGTGATTGTCATCATCAGCGTTGGGGGCTTTGGCGATTCGCTGGAAGTCATTAAACAGAAGAGCATTGAGAACGTTGATATGCTCAAAGGGCTAAATTTCGTCGCCATCATTTCCCTGATGGGCTGGGGCCTGGGCTACTTCGGTCAGCCACACATTCTGGCACGTTTTATGGCGGCGGATTCCCACCACAGCATCGTTCATGCCCGCCGTATCAGCATGGCCTGGATGATCCTCTGTCTGGCAGGTGCGGTCGCGGTCGGTTTCTTCGGCATCGCTTACTTCAACAACAATCCGGCGCTGGCGGGTTCGGTGAATCAGAACGCGGAGCGCGTGTTCATCGAACTGGCGCAAATCCTGTTTAACCCGTGGATTGCCGGTATCCTGCTGTCTGCGATTCTCGCGGCGGTAATGTCAACGCTGAGCTGTCAGTTGCTGGTATGTTCCAGCGCCATTACCGAAGATCTGTACAAAGCGTTCCTGCGCAAAGGTGCCAGCCAACAGGAGCTGGTTTGGGTAGGGCGCATTATGGTGCTGGTGGTCGCGCTGGTGGCGATCGCCCTGGCGGCGAACCCGGATAACCGGGTGCTGGGTCTGGTGAGCTACGCCTGGGCTGGTTTCGGCGCCGCGTTTGGTCCGGTGGTACTGTTCTCGGTGATGTGGTCGCGTATGACTCGCAACGGCGCACTGGCCGGGATGATTATCGGTGCCGTGACGGTGATCGTCTGGAAACATTTCGGTTGGCTGGATCTGTACGAAATCATTCCGGGCTTTATCTTCGGCAGCGTCGGTATCGTCGTCTTCAGTCTGTTGGGTAAAGCGCCATCATCGGCGATGCTCAAACGCTTTGCTGAGGCTGACGCGCACTATCATTCCGCACCGCCGTCGCGTTTGCAGGAAGGCTAA
- the efeU gene encoding iron uptake transporter permease EfeU: protein MFVPFLIMLREGLEAALIVSLIASYLKRTQRGRWIGVMWIGVFLAAALCLGLGSFINETTGEFPQKEQELFEGIVAVIAVVILTWMVFWMRKVSRNVKVQLEQAVDSALQRGNHHGWALIMMVFFAVAREGLESVFFLLAAFQQDVGIWPPVGAMLGLATAVVLGFLLYWGGIRLNLGAFFKWTSLFILLVAAGLAAGAIRAFHEAGLWNHFQDVAFDMSAILSTHSLFGTLMEGIFGYQEAPSVSEVAVWFIYLIPALVVFALPPRTGTTASRAAP from the coding sequence ATGTTTGTTCCGTTTCTAATTATGTTGCGTGAAGGGCTGGAAGCCGCGCTGATAGTCAGCCTGATAGCCAGTTATCTGAAGCGTACACAACGAGGCCGTTGGATTGGCGTGATGTGGATTGGTGTATTTCTGGCGGCGGCGCTGTGTCTGGGCCTTGGGAGCTTCATCAACGAGACCACCGGTGAGTTTCCGCAGAAGGAGCAGGAACTGTTTGAGGGTATCGTTGCGGTGATTGCTGTGGTGATCCTCACCTGGATGGTGTTTTGGATGCGTAAGGTTTCGCGCAACGTCAAAGTCCAACTGGAGCAGGCGGTCGACAGCGCATTACAGCGCGGTAATCACCACGGCTGGGCACTGATTATGATGGTCTTTTTCGCCGTGGCGCGTGAAGGGCTGGAATCCGTTTTTTTCCTGCTGGCGGCCTTTCAACAGGATGTTGGGATCTGGCCGCCAGTGGGGGCCATGCTGGGGCTGGCGACTGCGGTTGTTCTCGGTTTCTTACTCTACTGGGGCGGTATCCGTCTGAACCTGGGTGCTTTCTTTAAGTGGACCAGCCTGTTCATTTTGCTGGTGGCAGCCGGTCTTGCTGCAGGCGCGATTCGCGCCTTCCACGAAGCGGGATTGTGGAATCACTTCCAGGACGTGGCATTTGATATGAGCGCTATTCTTTCGACGCACTCGCTGTTTGGCACTTTGATGGAAGGCATTTTTGGCTACCAGGAAGCTCCGAGCGTCAGTGAAGTTGCGGTCTGGTTTATCTATCTGATACCGGCGCTGGTGGTGTTTGCATTGCCGCCGCGCACAGGCACAACCGCGTCCCGCGCAGCGCCTTGA